A window of the Helianthus annuus cultivar XRQ/B chromosome 4, HanXRQr2.0-SUNRISE, whole genome shotgun sequence genome harbors these coding sequences:
- the LOC110935667 gene encoding putative receptor-like protein kinase At5g39000 has translation MIFSAGDGKESEPSTPLPPPYSGHNHVGDIEFHEILAGTDNFDESLVIGRGGFGKVYKGCINHGENLVVSAIKRLDPESSQGASEFWSEVQMLSRLRHCNIVSLIGYCTHEQEKILVYEYMPNGTLSDHLHKQGTPLSWFRRLNICIGAGLGLRYLHNDVGIDSGVIHRDFKSSNILLNESWESKISDFGLSKTCPTNQLSTHVNTLVKGTFGYLDPNYFRTGKLTRKSDVYAFGVVLLEVLCGKPALEELVDGEWRNLATWAQDSIKEGNLKNIIDSDIMGEISPKCLRKFVKMTERCLHDNTEQRPTMDAVVVTLKSVLALQEKLSMQAAGSRTIFGRMVDLLPFPTNGENSGRVEHNTLAPSKHGDGIVVAVKMLTSKTRQAYDKRQTKHIAELAHPNINIGGIFECRDSKHKYFNQLLFPNRGNFAEPLSWGTRLMIMIGVARGLTYLHLNKVHCDIRPSNILLDEEFNAKLEGITKTVTKETHISTWVRETMYYMAPEYFWNGDLSMKSDIYSFGVVLLESMTGRKAWVYGHIEKASLVDWASTVKSRIIYLKEIMDPRLNHNYPLQGAFECFDLVLRCIANESKDRPSSKEVLQTLERIYALNK, from the exons ATGATCTTTTCTGCTGGCGATGGCAAGGAGTCTGAACCCTCCACTCCACTTCCTCCTCCATACAGTGGTCACAACCATGTCGGTGACATCGAATTTCATGAAATTCTAGCAGGAACTGATAACTTTGATGAATCATTAGTAATTGGGAGGGGAGGTTTCGGCAAGGTTTACAAAGGTTGCATAAACCATGGAGAGAATCTGGTTGTTTCCGCCATTAAACGTTTGGATCCCGAGTCAAGTCAAGGGGCATCCGAATTCTGGTCAGAAGTTCAAATGCTTTCAAGGTTGCGTCACTGTAATATTGTCTCCTTGATTGGTTATTGTACTCATGAACAAGAGAAGATACTTGTGTATGAATATATGCCCAATGGAACACTTAGTGATCATCTCCATAAACAAGGTACCCCTCTCTCATGGTTTAGGCGACTTAACATCTGCATAGGTGCAGGTCTTGGGTTACGTTACCTGCACAATGATGTCGGAATTGACTCCGGTGTTATACATCGAGACTTTAAGAGCTCgaatattttattaaatgaaagttgggAATCTAAAATTTCAGACTTTGGGTTGTCGAAAACTTGCCCAACAAATCAACTATCTACTCATGTCAACACACTTGTTAAAGGCACTTTTGGGTATTTGGATCCCAATTATTTCAGAACTGGAAAGCTAACTAGGAAGTCTGATGTGTATGCTTTTGGGGTTGTGTTGTTGGAAGTGTTGTGTGGGAAGCCTGCACTGGAAGAACTTGTTGACGGAGAATGGAGGAATTTAGCGACGTGGGCTCAAGATTCCATCAAAGAAGGGAATTTAAAGAATATAATAGATTCAGATATAATGGGTGAAATTTCCCCAAAATGTTTGAGGAAATTTGTTAAAATGACAGAGAGATGTTTGCATGACAATACAGAACAGCGCCCAACCATGGATGCGGTTGTAGTTACTCTTAAATCCGTACTGGCCTTACAAGAGAAATTGAGTATGCAAGCTGCAGGTAGTAGAACAATATTTGGACGCATGGTGGATTTGCTTCCCTTCCCCACCAATGGAGAAAATTCTG GTCGGGTTGAGCATAACACATTAGCCCCTTCAAAACATGGTGATGGCATTGTTGTGGCTGTTAAAATGTTAACTTCAAAAACTCGTCAAGCATATGATAAACGGCAG ACAAAGCACATAGCAGAGTTGGCTCATCCTAATATCAATATCGGAGGAATCTTCGAATGCCGTGATTCAAAACACAAATATTTCAATCAACTTTTATTCCCAA ATAGAGGTAATTTTGCTGAACCACTTTCTTGGGGAACACGACTTATGATAATGATAGGAGTTGCCCGTGGACTCACATATTTGCATTTGAACAAAGTACATTGTGATATAAGACCCTCAAATATATTATTGGATGAA GAATTTAATGCAAAACTAGAGGGAATCACTAAAACTGTAACCAAGGAAACACATATAAGCACATGGGTCAGGGAAACAATGTATTATATGGCACCTGAGTATTTCTGGAATG GTGATTTGAGCATGAAGAGTGACATCTATAGCTTCGGAGTGGTGTTATTGGAAAGTATGACAGGCCGAAAGGCCTGGGTCTACGGTCATATTGAAAAAGCTAGCTTGGTGGATTGGGCAAGTACGGTCAAATCAAGGATAATATATCTAAAGGAAATAATGGATCCACGTCTTAACCACAATTACCCCCTACAAGGGGCTTTTGAATGCTTTGACCTTGTATTAAGATGCATTGCCAATGAATCCAAGGATAGGCCTTCAAGTAAAGAAGTTCTGCAAACTTTGGAACGAATTTATGCACTAAACAAGTAA
- the LOC110935668 gene encoding uncharacterized protein LOC110935668, whose product MASPSVPNTPAPMNSIMHMIALKLTPTNYLYRKNQMIPLFNVQNLSAHINGSDPPNAEIVDGDKRTPNPLYVAWQTDDQKAVMLLNASLTEEVLGEVIGLPTAYSIWQALEQAFSNTSVDRIQNLRDQLRLISKGTSTVADFGRRFKHIVDQLTAVGQPVDDAEKSHLFLRGLGPGFEMFSTATRTVKPLPSLRDIITQAESYEQFHSSIHGTGTPPVAFNANRGRGNRSGGRGYRGSASGGRGRGSRRPPHCQLCRENGHYASACPRLSSFAASNSSTVEDIAKAFHATCNINRSTPDWFVADTSSTDHMVHNTQSLQHSSPYGGDNKVTFGSGPGNEASSSTRKV is encoded by the exons ATGGCCTCCCCTTCTGTCCCTAATACTCCTGCACCTATGAACTCCATCATGCACATGATAGCCCTAAAACTCACTCCCACAAATTACCTCTATCGGAAAAACCAAATGATTCCTCTGTTCAATGTGCAAAATCTGAGTGCACATATCAATGGTTCTGATCCACCCAATGCTGAGATCGTTGATGGTGATAAACGCACCCCGAACCCGTTGTATGTTGCGTGGCAGACTGATGATCAAAAAGCTGTTATGCTTCTAAATGCTTCCCTCACTGAAGAAGTTTTAGGAGAAGTCATCGGTCTCCCCACTGCATATTCCATTTGGCAGGCACTTGAACAGGCCTTTAGCAATACATCCGTTGATCGGATTCAGAATCTGCGCGATCAACTGCGTCTGATTTCGAAGGGTACCTCTACTGTGGCTGATTTTGGTCGCCGATTCAAGCACATCGTGGACCAACTTACTGCCGTCGGCCAACCCGTTGACGATGCTGAGAAATCGCACCTGTTTCTTCGTGGTCTAGGCCCCGGATTCGAGATGTTTTCCACAGCCACTCGCACCGTCAAGCCCCTGCCATCTCTTCGTGATATCATAACACAGGCCGAATCATACGAACAGTTCCATTCTTCGATTCATGGTACCGGTACTCCTCCAGTTGCTTTTAATGCTAATAGGGGACGTGGTAATCGTAGTGGAGGTCGTGGCTATCGGGGATCTGCTTCTGGTGGTAGGGGTCGTGGTTCTCGTCGACCCCCGCACTGTCAGTTGTGCCGAGAAAATGGTCACTATGCATCGGCATGCCCCCGTTTGTCATCATTTGCTGCCTCAAATTCCTCCACTGTCGAGGATATAGCCAAGGCGTTTCATGCTACTTGTAACATCAACCGCTCCACACCTGACTGGTTTGTTGCCGATACCAGCTCCACCGATCATATGGTTCATAATACTCAGTCTTTGCAACACAGTTCTCCCTATGGTGGTGACAATAAAGTAACATTTGGCAGTG GACCGGGCAACGAAGCAAGTTCTAGCACAAGGAAGGTGTGA